One window of Ziziphus jujuba cultivar Dongzao chromosome 5, ASM3175591v1 genomic DNA carries:
- the LOC107429915 gene encoding EG45-like domain containing protein, which produces MAEWIHFVVFLSAMNLIGFPSLTQAQYTGTATFYNSPYMPSYCYGYEDEGVMIAAASDAIWNNGGACGQMYQVTCLSGTNSGVPFPCWGSGSVVVKIVDYCPPESCRGTIDLSQEAFASIANTDSGSINISFQQV; this is translated from the exons ATGGCAGAGTGGATCCACTTCGTTGTTTTCTTAAGCGCAATGAATTTGATTGGCTTCCCTTCGTTAACACAGGCCCAATACACTGGAACTGCCACATTTTACAATTCTCCTTATATGC CTTCTTACTGCTATGGATACGAAGACGAAGGGGTTATGATTGCAGCAGCAAGCGATGCAATTTGGAACAATGGGGGTGCATGTGGGCAAATGTACCAAGTGACCTGTCTAAGTGGAACAAACTCAGGAGTTCCATTTCCATGCTGGGGCAGTGGCTCTGTGGTGGTCAAGATTGTAGATTATTGTCCTCCTGAATCATGTAGAGGAACCATTGATTTGTCACAGGAAGCATTTGCTTCCATTGCCAATACAGATTCTGGATCCATTAACATCTCTTTCCAACA GGTCTAA
- the LOC107429921 gene encoding UDP-glycosyltransferase 73B5 — translation METPLMPHIVIFPFMAEGHTLPLLDLSKALSSKNIKITIITTPSNSKSILQKIENHPNINLTAITFPTVDGLPEGCENTSQLPSFDLYLPFLISTKKLKEPFEQVLQSMKDSNALPVCVISDFFLGFTLSVCQAYSVPRLVFHGMGVLSMSISKTAFVHAPHLESFNFSDRIDLPGLNLPFVLTKSDLPDGVVNAADLNDPFIQFLSEVGEADINSWGIILNTFEELERSHIPPFEAFYNNGARAWCVGPLFLYGGYNNNNNKQYDNPSSTCCSAMITNWLNEQAVSPGSVIYVSFGTQAEVCEAQLDEVALGLEESGHPFIWVVRSKTWNPPEGLEERIRGKGLIAREFVNQKEILWHRAVGGFLSHCGWNSVLESVTAGVPILAWPMIAEQNLNAKFVVEGLGAGVGMRINEWESKGNGSVSVWREGICEGVKELMGGGEKGRNARERAEALGCVARRAVQEGGSSHRVLDQLIQQLIGSES, via the coding sequence ATGGAAACGCCATTGATGCCCCATATTGTAATCTTCCCTTTCATGGCAGAAGGCCATACTCTACCATTACTAGACCTATCAAAAGCTCTTTCATCCAAAAACATCAAAATAACCATTATCACAACCCCAtcaaactccaaatcaattcTTCAAAAAATCGAAAACCACCCAAACATAAATCTAACAGCGATCACTTTCCCCACCGTTGATGGACTTCCAGAAGGCTGCGAAAACACCTCCCAACTTCCTTCCTTCGATCTCTACCTTCCATTTCTCATATCCACGAAGAAACTCAAAGAGCCTTTCGAACAGGTTCTTCAAAGTATGAAGGATTCCAACGCACTTCCTGTATGTGTTATATCTGATTTCTTCCTTGGCTTTACGCTCTCTGTTTGCCAAGCTTACTCTGTTCCTAGGCTTGTCTTCCATGGCATGGGTGTTTTATCCATGTCGATAAGCAAAACTGCTTTTGTTCACGCTCCACATTTGGAATCTTTCAACTTTTCCGATCGAATAGACTTGCCTGGTCTGAATCTTCCATTTGTACTGACAAAATCGGATTTACCCGACGGGGTTGTAAACGCAGCAGATCTCAACGACCCGTTTATTCAATTCTTGTCGGAAGTCGGCGAAGCCGATATAAACAGCTGGGGAATCATTTTGAATACATTCGAAGAGCTTGAAAGAAGTCATATTCCACCCTTCGAAGCTTTTTATAACAATGGAGCTCGAGCTTGGTGCGTTGGTCCTCTGTTTCTGTACGGTGgatacaacaacaataacaacaaacaATATGACAATCCCTCTTCTACTTGTTGTTCAGCGATGATAACGAACTGGTTGAACGAGCAAGCAGTATCACCAGGCTCTGTCATTTACGTCTCGTTTGGAACGCAGGCAGAGGTATGTGAGGCCCAGTTGGACGAGGTAGCTTTAGGGTTGGAAGAGTCTGGACACCCGTTTATATGGGTGGTCCGATCCAAAACGTGGAACCCACCGGAGGGATTGGAAGAGAGGATCAGAGGTAAAGGTTTGATTGCGAGAGAGTTTGTGAATCAGAAGGAAATACTATGGCATAGAGCCGTAGGTGGGTTTCTGAGCCATTGCGGTTGGAATTCGGTCTTGGAGAGTGTAACGGCCGGAGTTCCGATTCTGGCTTGGCCGATGATCGCGGAGCAGAATTTGAACGCTAAATTTGTCGTGGAAGGACTGGGTGCCGGGGTTGGTATGAGAATTAATGAGTGGGAATCGAAAGGAAATGGGAGCGTTAGTGTATGGAGGGAGGGAATCTGCGAAGGAGTGAAGGAGTTGATGGGAGGTGGAGAGAAGGGAAGGAATGCGAGGGAGAGAGCAGAAGCTTTGGGATGTGTGGCTAGGCGTGCTGTTCAAGAAGGTGGCTCGTCTCACAGAGTTCTTGATCAGCTTATTCAACAGCTAATTGGATCAGAATCTTGA